In Chryseobacterium viscerum, the sequence TCTGGCTGCATGAAATCAATTACAAGTATGTAGAAGGATTGACTCCGGATGCAGAACGTTTCTGGCCGGAACTTCATGAGAAGTTTGCTGATCTTTGGAGAGTGGCTTTGTATGTGATCTCTTTTGTTCTATTAGGATTACACTTAGCTCACGGATTCCAGTCTTCATTCCAGTCTATCGGAGCAAGACATCCAAAATATACGCCGGTGATCAAAGCTTTCGGGACATGGTATTCAATCCTTATTCCTGCAGGATTTATCATCGTTGCAGTTTTTCATTTTATAACTCAATAATATCAATATACTAGTATGAGTAAATTAGATTCAAGAATTCCAGCGGGTCCTCTTAAAGACAAGTGGAAAAATCATAAAGACCATATGAACCTTGTTGCACCAAACAACAGAGATAAGATTGATATTATTGTTGTAGGTACAGGTTTGGCAGGAGGTTCTGCTGCAGCTACATTGGCTGAGCAGGGATACAATGTAAAAGCATTCTGCTATCAGGATTCTCCAAGAAGAGCGCACTCTATTGCTGCTCAAGGGGGAATCAACGCAGCTAAGAATTATCAGGGAGACGGTGACTCTACTTACAGATTATTCTATGATACCATTAAAGGTGGTGACTATAGAGCAAGAGAGGCCAACGTTTACAGATTAGCTGAAGTTTCTGCAAATATTATTGACCAGTGTGTTTCCCAAGGGGTACCTTTCGGGAGAGATTACGGCGGTCAGTTAGATAACCGTTCATTTGGTGGGGTTCAGGTAAAAAGAACTTTCTACGCAAAAGGACAAACAGGACAGCAGTTATTATTAGGAGCATATTCTGCAATGAGCCGCCAGATCGGTAAAGGAAGAATCAAGATGTACAACCGTCATGAAATGCTTGACCTTGTAATTGTTGACGGAAAAGCAAGAGGAATTATCGCAAGAAACCTTGTAACAGGTGAAATCGAAAGACACTCTGCTCACGCCGTAGTAATTGCTTCAGGAGGATACGGAAACGTATATTTCCTTTCTACCAATGCAATGGGATCAAACGTTTCTGCAGCATGGAAAATTCACAAAAAAGGAGCTTATTTCGCAAACCCTTGCTACGTACAGATTCACCCGACTTGTATTCCGGTTCACGGAACTCAGCAGTCTAAACTGACTTTGATGTCTGAATCATTAAGAAACTCCGGAAGAATCTGGGTTCCTAAGAAAATTGAAGATTCAGTAGCCATCAGAGAAGGAAAATTAAGGCCAGAAAATATTAAAGAAGAAGATAGAGATTACTATTTAGAAAGAAGATACCCTGCGTTTGGTAACCTTGTACCTAGAGACGTTGCTTCAAGAGCAGCTAAGGAAAGATGTGACGCTGGATTCGGAATCGAAAATAATGATACTCAGGAAGGAGTTTACCTTGATTTCTCTACAGAGATCATGAAAAAAGGTAAAGAGTCCGCTATCGAAAAACATATTCATAATCCAACAGATCAGCAGATCTACGATTTAGGTAAGAGCTGGGTAGAGGAGAAATATGGTAACTTATTCGTAATGTACGAAAAGATTACTGCTGATGATCCTTATAAAACTCCAATGAAGATCTATCCTGCAGTTCACTATACAATGGGTGGTGTATGGGTTGATTACAACCTTCAGTCTACGATTCCTGGATGTTTCGTAATTGGTGAAGCTAACTTCTCAGATCACGGAGCCAACAGACTTGGTGCTTCTGCATTGATGCAAGGTCTTGCTGACGGATATTTCGTACTTCCTTACACGATTGCAGATTATCTTTCTGCCGATATCAGAACAGGAGCTATTCCTACCAATTCAGGAGCGTTTGACGAGGCTGAAAAAGGAATTAAAGAAAAAATTGATTTCTTCTTAAACAATAAAGGAACTCATTCTGTAGACCATTTCCACAAGCAGTTAGGAAATATTATGTGGAATAAAGTAGGAATGGGAAGAACTCCTGAAGGATTGAGAGAAGCAATCAAGGAAATTGAAGAAGTAAGAAACGATTTCTGGAAAAATGTAAAAGTACCGGGAGAAGGAGAAGGAATGAACACTGAGCTTGAAAAAGCATTCAGAGTAGCAGACTTCCTTGAACTTGGACAATTAATGGCTATCGATGCACTACACAGAAACGAATCTTGTGGTGGACATTTCCGTGAAGACCATTCAACTCCGGACGGAGAAGCGGAAAGAGATGACGTAAATTACAAATACGTCGGAGCTTGGGAATATCAGGGTAACGATATCAATACGGAAGTATTGCATAAAGAAGAACTGATATATGACAACATCGAGGTTAAAACTAGAAGTTATAAATAATCTCCAACCTAAAATATAACATTATGAGTGCAAAAAAAGGCTTACATCTTACGCTGAAAATTTGGAGACAAAAAAATAGTAAAACTAAAGGTCAGTTTGAGACCTATAAAATATCAGATGTATCTACAGACTCTTCATTCTTGGAGATGCTGGATATCCTGAACGAAAA encodes:
- a CDS encoding fumarate reductase/succinate dehydrogenase flavoprotein subunit translates to MSKLDSRIPAGPLKDKWKNHKDHMNLVAPNNRDKIDIIVVGTGLAGGSAAATLAEQGYNVKAFCYQDSPRRAHSIAAQGGINAAKNYQGDGDSTYRLFYDTIKGGDYRAREANVYRLAEVSANIIDQCVSQGVPFGRDYGGQLDNRSFGGVQVKRTFYAKGQTGQQLLLGAYSAMSRQIGKGRIKMYNRHEMLDLVIVDGKARGIIARNLVTGEIERHSAHAVVIASGGYGNVYFLSTNAMGSNVSAAWKIHKKGAYFANPCYVQIHPTCIPVHGTQQSKLTLMSESLRNSGRIWVPKKIEDSVAIREGKLRPENIKEEDRDYYLERRYPAFGNLVPRDVASRAAKERCDAGFGIENNDTQEGVYLDFSTEIMKKGKESAIEKHIHNPTDQQIYDLGKSWVEEKYGNLFVMYEKITADDPYKTPMKIYPAVHYTMGGVWVDYNLQSTIPGCFVIGEANFSDHGANRLGASALMQGLADGYFVLPYTIADYLSADIRTGAIPTNSGAFDEAEKGIKEKIDFFLNNKGTHSVDHFHKQLGNIMWNKVGMGRTPEGLREAIKEIEEVRNDFWKNVKVPGEGEGMNTELEKAFRVADFLELGQLMAIDALHRNESCGGHFREDHSTPDGEAERDDVNYKYVGAWEYQGNDINTEVLHKEELIYDNIEVKTRSYK